A genomic window from Klebsiella quasipneumoniae subsp. quasipneumoniae includes:
- the epd gene encoding erythrose-4-phosphate dehydrogenase, which yields MTIRIAINGFGRIGRNVVRALYESGRRAEITVVAINELADAAGIAHLLKYDTSHGRFAWDVRQEREQLFVGDDAIRLLHEPTIAALPWRELAVDVVLDCTGVYGSREHGEAHLQAGAKKVLFSHPGGNDLDATVVYGVNQDELRAEHRIVSNASCTTNCIIPIIKLLDDAYGIESGTVTTIHSAMHDQQVIDAYHPDLRRTRAASQSIIPVDTKLAAGITRIFPQFNDRFEAIAVRVPTINVTAIDLSVTVKKPVKACEVNQLLQKAAQGAFHGIVDYTELPLVSTDFNHDPHSAIVDGTQTRVSGAHLIKTLVWCDNEWGFANRMLDTTLAMAAIGFRFDA from the coding sequence ATGACCATTCGCATCGCGATTAATGGCTTCGGTCGTATTGGACGCAACGTGGTTCGTGCGCTATATGAATCCGGGCGCCGTGCGGAAATCACCGTGGTGGCTATCAATGAGCTGGCGGATGCTGCGGGCATCGCGCATTTGTTGAAATATGACACCAGCCATGGCCGTTTCGCCTGGGATGTTCGTCAGGAGCGCGAGCAGCTGTTTGTTGGCGATGATGCCATCCGTCTGCTGCACGAGCCGACCATTGCGGCGCTGCCCTGGCGCGAGCTGGCGGTAGACGTGGTGCTCGACTGTACCGGCGTTTACGGGAGCCGTGAACACGGTGAGGCGCACCTGCAGGCTGGGGCGAAGAAAGTGCTCTTCTCCCATCCCGGCGGCAACGACCTCGACGCGACGGTGGTGTACGGCGTCAATCAGGATGAACTCCGCGCCGAGCATCGCATTGTCTCCAACGCCTCCTGCACCACCAACTGCATTATTCCGATCATTAAACTGTTAGATGATGCCTATGGCATCGAGTCCGGCACCGTCACCACCATTCACTCGGCGATGCATGACCAGCAGGTGATTGACGCCTACCATCCGGATCTCCGGCGTACCCGCGCGGCCAGCCAGTCGATCATTCCGGTGGATACCAAACTGGCGGCAGGGATCACCCGTATTTTCCCGCAGTTTAATGACCGTTTTGAAGCGATTGCCGTGCGGGTGCCGACGATAAACGTGACGGCAATTGACCTGAGCGTGACGGTCAAAAAACCGGTAAAAGCATGTGAAGTCAACCAGTTGCTGCAAAAAGCAGCACAAGGTGCATTTCATGGTATAGTTGACTATACGGAATTACCGTTGGTCTCAACAGATTTTAACCACGATCCGCACAGCGCCATCGTCGATGGCACGCAAACCCGGGTCAGTGGCGCGCATCTGATCAAAACGCTGGTCTGGTGCGATAACGAATGGGGCTTTGCTAACCGAATGCTCGACACGACGTTAGCGATGGCGGCTATTGGTTTCAGGTTCGACGCGTAA
- the pgk gene encoding phosphoglycerate kinase has product MSVIKMTDLDLAGKRVFIRADLNVPVKDGKVTSDARIRASLPTIELALKQGAKVMVTSHLGRPTEGEYNEEFSLLPVVNYLKDKLSSPVRLVKDYLDGVEVAAGELVVLENVRFNKGEKKDDEALSKKYAALCDVFVMDAFGTAHRAQASTHGIGKFADVACAGPLLAAELDALGKALKEPARPMVAIVGGSKVSTKLTVLDSLSKIADQLIVGGGIANTFVAAQGHNVGKSLYEADLVDEAKRLLSTCDIPVPTDVRVATEFSETATATLKSVNDIKDDEQILDLGDVSAQKLADILKNAKTILWNGPVGVFEFPNFRKGTEIVANAIADSEGFSIAGGGDTLAAIDLFGIADKISYISTGGGAFLEFVEGKVLPAVAMLEERAKQ; this is encoded by the coding sequence ATGTCTGTAATTAAGATGACCGATCTGGATCTGGCTGGTAAACGCGTTTTTATCCGTGCGGATCTGAACGTACCAGTTAAAGACGGGAAAGTAACCAGCGACGCACGTATCCGTGCCTCTCTGCCGACCATTGAACTGGCGCTGAAGCAGGGCGCGAAAGTCATGGTTACTTCTCACCTGGGTCGTCCGACCGAAGGCGAGTACAACGAAGAATTCTCTCTGCTGCCGGTTGTTAATTACCTGAAAGACAAACTGTCCAGCCCGGTACGTCTGGTTAAAGACTACCTGGACGGCGTGGAAGTCGCTGCCGGCGAGTTGGTGGTGCTGGAAAACGTTCGCTTCAACAAAGGCGAGAAAAAAGACGACGAAGCGCTGTCCAAAAAATACGCCGCGCTGTGCGACGTGTTCGTAATGGATGCTTTCGGTACCGCGCACCGCGCGCAGGCTTCCACCCACGGTATCGGCAAATTTGCTGACGTGGCGTGCGCAGGCCCGCTGCTGGCCGCTGAACTGGACGCGCTGGGTAAAGCGCTGAAAGAGCCGGCTCGTCCGATGGTCGCTATCGTCGGTGGTTCTAAAGTATCCACCAAACTGACCGTGCTGGATTCCCTGTCTAAAATCGCTGACCAGCTGATCGTCGGCGGCGGTATCGCCAACACCTTCGTTGCCGCTCAGGGCCACAACGTCGGTAAATCCCTGTACGAAGCAGATCTGGTTGATGAAGCCAAGCGCCTGCTGAGCACCTGCGATATCCCGGTTCCGACTGACGTTCGCGTCGCGACCGAGTTCTCCGAAACCGCAACGGCGACTCTGAAATCTGTTAACGACATTAAAGATGACGAGCAGATTCTGGACCTCGGCGACGTTTCCGCACAGAAACTGGCTGACATCCTGAAAAACGCCAAAACCATCCTGTGGAACGGCCCGGTTGGCGTATTCGAATTCCCGAACTTCCGTAAAGGGACTGAAATCGTGGCTAACGCTATCGCGGACAGCGAAGGTTTCTCCATCGCCGGCGGCGGCGACACCCTGGCAGCGATCGACCTGTTCGGCATCGCTGACAAAATTTCCTACATCTCCACTGGCGGCGGCGCGTTCCTTGAATTCGTCGAAGGCAAAGTCCTGCCGGCAGTAGCGATGCTCGAAGAGCGCGCTAAGCAGTAA